One region of Lebetimonas natsushimae genomic DNA includes:
- a CDS encoding PaaI family thioesterase encodes MKEIKLFFSENAEFGKNIGIELIDVKYGYAKAKMKVTKFHLNLAGVCHGGAIFTLADFSFAVASNSFGKIALAIDTSISFINAAKEGDELIAEAKLIGESNRLGTYEVKITDKNKVVAFFKGTVYKTKKDLKEME; translated from the coding sequence ATGAAAGAAATTAAACTTTTTTTCAGTGAAAATGCCGAATTTGGAAAAAATATAGGAATTGAGCTGATTGATGTGAAATACGGATATGCCAAAGCAAAAATGAAAGTTACAAAATTTCATTTAAACCTTGCTGGTGTTTGTCACGGAGGGGCCATTTTTACTTTAGCTGATTTTTCTTTTGCAGTTGCAAGTAACTCTTTTGGAAAAATAGCTTTGGCTATTGATACAAGTATATCTTTTATAAATGCGGCAAAAGAGGGTGATGAACTGATAGCTGAGGCAAAGCTTATAGGCGAATCCAACAGACTTGGGACATATGAGGTTAAAATTACCGATAAAAATAAAGTGGTTGCGTTTTTTAAAGGCACAGTTTATAAAACCAAAAAAGATTTAAAGGAGATGGAATGA
- a CDS encoding phenylacetate--CoA ligase family protein, translating to MIYNKIESASREEIEKVQLKRLKEVVNRVYHLSPFYRKKFDELNITPDDIKSLDDIKKLPFTKKQDLRDNYPFGLFTVPMSEVVRIHSSSGTTGKPTVVGYTAHDMEVWNEVMIRCYYMADVTSKDIVHNAYGYGLFTGGLGFHEAAQKLGAAIVPASGGFTQRQLMLMRDFGATILCATPSFALHLAEEAKKEGPEFRKNYKLRAGFFGAEPTSKGLREEVARAWDIEYYEVYGLSEIIGPGVSCSCNKGEGLHINEDHFYPEIIDPKTGEVLPEGEEGELVLTTLTKQALPIIRYRTGDITRLLRVPCACGRTFVRMESVRGRADDMLIVNGVNVFPSQVEHVIANTEGVSLNYQIVVDKKGYLDKLEIMVEVDDNIMFDDVAKLEKIKKELQNALLNNLYINAVVHLVEPKSIERSMGKAKRIVDKRK from the coding sequence ATGATTTACAATAAAATAGAAAGTGCAAGCAGGGAAGAAATTGAAAAAGTACAGCTTAAAAGATTAAAAGAAGTTGTAAACAGGGTTTATCATTTAAGTCCGTTTTACAGAAAAAAATTTGATGAATTAAATATAACTCCTGATGATATTAAATCACTTGATGATATAAAAAAGCTGCCGTTTACTAAAAAACAGGATTTGAGGGATAATTATCCGTTTGGGCTTTTTACAGTGCCTATGAGCGAAGTTGTAAGAATCCATTCATCTTCTGGGACTACAGGAAAGCCTACGGTTGTAGGATATACAGCACATGATATGGAAGTGTGGAATGAAGTAATGATTAGATGTTATTATATGGCTGATGTAACAAGTAAAGATATAGTTCATAATGCTTATGGATACGGACTTTTTACAGGTGGACTTGGATTTCACGAAGCTGCCCAGAAATTAGGTGCTGCAATCGTACCTGCAAGCGGTGGGTTTACTCAAAGACAGTTAATGCTAATGAGAGATTTTGGAGCTACAATTCTATGTGCAACTCCTAGTTTTGCTCTGCATCTTGCAGAAGAAGCAAAAAAAGAAGGTCCTGAATTTAGAAAAAATTATAAACTTAGAGCTGGATTTTTTGGAGCGGAACCTACAAGTAAGGGACTAAGGGAAGAAGTTGCAAGAGCATGGGATATAGAATATTATGAAGTATATGGGCTTAGTGAAATTATAGGACCGGGAGTAAGCTGCAGTTGTAATAAAGGTGAGGGACTTCATATAAATGAAGACCATTTTTATCCAGAAATTATAGACCCAAAAACAGGAGAAGTGTTGCCTGAAGGGGAAGAAGGGGAACTTGTTTTAACAACCCTTACAAAACAGGCGCTTCCTATTATCAGATACAGAACTGGGGATATTACAAGATTGCTGAGAGTTCCTTGTGCATGCGGTAGAACATTTGTAAGAATGGAGAGTGTAAGGGGTAGGGCAGATGATATGCTTATAGTAAACGGAGTAAATGTATTCCCGTCTCAGGTAGAACATGTAATTGCAAATACAGAGGGAGTCAGTCTTAATTATCAGATAGTCGTAGATAAAAAAGGATATCTTGACAAACTTGAAATTATGGTTGAGGTTGATGATAACATTATGTTTGATGATGTTGCAAAACTTGAAAAAATAAAAAAAGAACTACAAAACGCATTATTAAACAACTTATATATAAACGCAGTTGTTCATCTGGTAGAACCAAAAAGTATAGAAAGAAGTATGGGAAAAGCTAAAAGAATAGTGGATAAAAGGAAATAA
- a CDS encoding amino acid-binding protein, whose protein sequence is MKQISVFLERKKGRLKEITQSLAKEGVNIKAITLVESSEFGILRMLTEDIAKACEAIEKNGFSLTLSDILVVEVDDEIGAFNKIVSVLSENDIDINYCYTVNSDKKGAFAFKVSDLNRAKNLLKGFRVY, encoded by the coding sequence ATGAAACAGATTTCTGTATTTTTGGAAAGAAAAAAAGGAAGATTAAAAGAAATAACTCAATCTTTGGCAAAAGAAGGTGTAAATATTAAAGCAATAACACTGGTAGAATCAAGTGAATTTGGAATTTTGAGGATGTTGACTGAAGATATTGCAAAAGCATGTGAAGCAATAGAAAAAAACGGTTTTTCATTGACGCTCAGTGACATATTGGTTGTTGAAGTTGATGATGAAATTGGAGCGTTTAATAAAATTGTTTCCGTACTGAGTGAAAACGATATAGATATAAATTACTGTTATACAGTAAATTCAGATAAAAAAGGAGCTTTTGCATTTAAAGTGTCTGATTTGAATAGAGCTAAAAATCTGTTAAAAGGATTTAGAGTTTATTAA
- a CDS encoding DciA family protein: protein MKTAQEILNHILNPYNNKLQEKRCLKKIIALMPRKYNKYITSCLLKGDILYINVSHPALRQEIFYNKNIIFSIIKSFHSANQCLNINPKKIVTMYKYKKIPKPPKETKFFLKEAGDFEIKAKKKDLKKKFEEIKNLINSKSF, encoded by the coding sequence ATGAAAACAGCACAAGAGATACTTAATCATATATTAAATCCTTATAACAATAAATTACAAGAGAAACGTTGTTTAAAAAAAATTATAGCACTAATGCCCCGTAAATACAATAAATATATTACATCATGTCTTTTAAAAGGCGACATTTTGTATATAAACGTATCACATCCAGCTTTGAGGCAGGAAATTTTTTATAATAAAAACATTATTTTTTCAATTATAAAATCATTCCACAGTGCAAATCAGTGTTTAAATATAAATCCCAAAAAAATTGTTACAATGTATAAATATAAAAAAATTCCAAAACCTCCAAAAGAAACTAAATTTTTTTTAAAAGAAGCCGGAGATTTTGAAATAAAAGCAAAAAAAAAGGATTTAAAGAAAAAATTCGAAGAAATTAAAAATTTAATAAACTCTAAATCCTTTTAA